One window from the genome of [Mycobacterium] stephanolepidis encodes:
- a CDS encoding class I SAM-dependent methyltransferase has translation MRVDGDTWDITSSVGATALGVAAARATETLRTDALIHDPFAQILVDATGKSTGWERLATGDIEWPDPEAGRIYSRMVDYQATRTNFFDAYFLAATAAGVRQIVILASGLDSRAYRLDWPAGTTVFEIDQPQVLEFKASALAAHQPKAQRRGVAVDLREDWPAALREAGFDSAQPTAWLAEGLLPYLPADAQDSLFVNIGVLSAAGSHIAVEGYEGKLVLDESEQEAARREQVRAAFKTAIDVDVTIENLIYEDENRADPAEWLGAHGWSVTKTDAHDEMARLGRPVPEDVEQGTFRGQLIQGELR, from the coding sequence ATGCGGGTCGACGGGGACACCTGGGACATCACCTCCAGCGTGGGGGCGACCGCGCTCGGGGTGGCGGCCGCACGCGCCACCGAGACGCTGCGGACCGACGCGCTCATCCACGATCCTTTCGCACAGATACTCGTTGACGCGACCGGTAAATCGACAGGCTGGGAGCGGTTGGCGACTGGCGACATCGAATGGCCCGATCCAGAGGCCGGACGGATCTACAGCCGGATGGTCGACTATCAGGCGACGCGCACCAACTTCTTCGACGCCTACTTCTTGGCCGCGACCGCGGCGGGCGTCCGGCAGATCGTCATCCTGGCTTCCGGGCTGGATTCTCGCGCGTACCGGCTTGACTGGCCCGCCGGCACCACCGTGTTCGAGATCGACCAACCGCAGGTTCTGGAATTCAAGGCCTCCGCCCTCGCCGCCCACCAACCGAAGGCGCAACGACGCGGCGTTGCCGTCGATCTGCGCGAGGACTGGCCGGCCGCGCTGCGAGAGGCCGGGTTCGATTCCGCGCAACCCACCGCGTGGCTTGCCGAAGGCCTGTTGCCGTATCTGCCCGCGGACGCGCAAGACAGTCTGTTCGTGAACATCGGTGTCTTGAGTGCCGCAGGCAGTCACATTGCCGTGGAGGGATACGAGGGCAAGCTGGTCCTGGATGAGAGCGAGCAGGAGGCGGCCCGCCGGGAGCAGGTGCGTGCCGCGTTCAAGACCGCCATCGATGTCGACGTCACTATCGAGAACTTGATCTACGAGGACGAGAACCGAGCCGACCCGGCGGAATGGCTTGGGGCACACGGATGGTCGGTGACCAAGACCGATGCGCACGACGAAATGGCGCGGCTGGGCAGGCCCGTGCCCGAGGATGTCGAGCAGGGAACGTTCCGCGGCCAGCTGATCCAGGGAGAACTCCGGTGA
- a CDS encoding KasA/KasB family beta-ketoacyl-ACP synthase, whose product MTKPSTANGGFPNIVVTGMAMTTSIAPDVEGTWKGLLAGESGIRTLEDDFVAHYDLPVKIGGHLKVRDFDKDMTKIEHRRLSYVQRLAAIMGRQVWEDAGAPDVDLERLAVSVGTGLGGAEKMVEAYDDMRAKGTKVVSPLAVQMFMPNGAAAVIGLERKARGGVITPVSACASGNEGIAHAWRQIAYGDADIAICGGVEAAIEAVPIAAFANMRIVMSTDNDNPAGASRPFDKNRTGFVFGEGAALMVIETEEHAKARGARIYARLLGAGITSDGFHVVAPHPDGIGASKAMNRALETAGLDAKDIDHVNAHATATSVGDVAEGKAIHNSNLHHAAVYAPKGALGHSVGAVGAVEAVITVKSLQEGIIPPTLNYETPDPEIELDVVSKEPRKGDYKYAINNSFGFGGHNVAIALGKY is encoded by the coding sequence ATGACCAAACCATCTACCGCAAACGGCGGCTTTCCGAACATCGTCGTGACCGGCATGGCCATGACGACGTCGATCGCACCGGATGTCGAGGGCACCTGGAAGGGGCTACTCGCCGGCGAGAGTGGCATCCGCACTCTCGAAGACGACTTCGTCGCCCACTACGACCTGCCCGTGAAGATCGGCGGGCACCTCAAGGTCCGCGACTTCGACAAAGACATGACGAAAATCGAGCACCGTCGTCTGTCCTATGTCCAGCGCTTGGCGGCGATCATGGGCCGTCAGGTCTGGGAGGACGCCGGGGCCCCCGACGTCGACCTGGAACGTCTTGCGGTGTCAGTCGGCACCGGCCTGGGCGGCGCCGAGAAGATGGTCGAAGCCTACGACGATATGCGTGCCAAGGGCACGAAAGTCGTTTCGCCCCTAGCCGTTCAGATGTTCATGCCCAACGGGGCAGCCGCCGTCATCGGGCTGGAGCGCAAGGCCCGCGGCGGCGTCATCACGCCGGTATCGGCATGCGCGTCGGGCAATGAGGGCATCGCGCACGCGTGGCGCCAGATCGCCTACGGCGACGCCGATATCGCCATCTGCGGCGGTGTCGAGGCGGCCATCGAAGCTGTCCCGATCGCGGCGTTCGCCAACATGCGCATCGTGATGTCGACCGATAACGACAACCCCGCAGGTGCGTCGCGCCCGTTCGACAAGAACCGCACTGGCTTCGTCTTCGGTGAGGGCGCGGCTCTCATGGTCATCGAGACCGAGGAGCACGCCAAGGCGCGGGGAGCGCGGATTTACGCTCGCCTTCTCGGTGCCGGCATCACGTCGGACGGTTTCCACGTCGTGGCACCGCATCCGGACGGCATCGGCGCCTCCAAGGCAATGAACCGTGCCCTGGAAACCGCCGGACTGGACGCCAAGGACATCGACCATGTCAACGCCCACGCCACCGCAACAAGCGTGGGAGACGTCGCCGAGGGCAAGGCCATCCATAACTCGAACCTGCACCACGCCGCGGTCTACGCACCCAAGGGCGCCCTCGGGCACTCGGTGGGTGCCGTCGGCGCCGTCGAGGCCGTCATCACGGTGAAGTCGTTGCAGGAGGGCATCATTCCGCCCACCCTCAACTATGAGACGCCCGATCCGGAGATCGAACTCGACGTCGTCAGCAAGGAGCCTCGCAAGGGCGACTACAAGTATGCGATCAACAACTCGTTCGGGTTCGGTGGCCACAACGTGGCGATCGCCCTCGGCAAGTACTGA
- a CDS encoding acyl-CoA dehydrogenase family protein has product MAADADRSDPDELFGIDALLSDEERAIRNSVRALVQARVVPNVQRWYEDGDLPVRKLALELGKIGVLGMHLQGYGCSGTSSLAYGLACMELEAGDSGIRSLVSVQGSLAMYAIYAYGSDAQKQKWLPRMATGEELGCFGLTEPDFGSNPGGMRTHARRDGSDWIINGTKMWITNGSIADVAVIWAQTDEGVRGFLVSTDSAGFNAQTIRSKMSLRASVTAELNLSDVRVPEKNRLPQAIGLKAPLSCLNEARFGIIFGSMGAARECLRTALDYANTREQFDRPIAGFQLTQEKLANMALEYGKGVLLALHLGRRKDADTLSTPQVSLGKLNNVREAIEIARTARTILGANGISGEYPVMRHANNLESVLTYEGTSEMHTLVIGQALTGIAAFR; this is encoded by the coding sequence ATGGCTGCGGATGCTGATCGAAGTGACCCCGACGAGTTGTTCGGTATCGACGCGCTACTCAGCGACGAGGAGCGCGCGATCCGCAACAGCGTGCGTGCCCTGGTTCAGGCGCGCGTGGTTCCGAACGTTCAACGGTGGTACGAAGACGGTGACCTCCCCGTACGCAAGCTTGCACTTGAGCTGGGCAAGATCGGCGTGCTCGGCATGCACCTGCAGGGTTACGGATGCTCCGGAACGTCTTCTCTCGCATACGGACTGGCATGCATGGAACTCGAGGCGGGCGATTCGGGGATTCGTTCGCTGGTCAGTGTGCAGGGATCGTTGGCGATGTACGCCATCTACGCCTACGGCAGTGACGCGCAGAAACAGAAGTGGCTGCCGCGGATGGCCACCGGAGAGGAGCTGGGGTGTTTCGGCCTGACCGAACCCGATTTTGGCTCCAACCCCGGTGGAATGCGCACCCATGCCCGACGTGACGGTAGCGACTGGATCATCAACGGCACCAAGATGTGGATCACCAACGGGTCGATTGCCGATGTCGCTGTCATTTGGGCGCAGACCGACGAGGGTGTTCGCGGATTCCTGGTGTCGACCGATTCGGCGGGATTCAACGCTCAAACCATCCGTTCCAAGATGTCGCTGCGCGCGTCTGTGACCGCCGAGCTCAACCTCAGCGATGTGCGGGTGCCGGAGAAGAACCGACTGCCGCAGGCCATTGGACTCAAGGCGCCCCTGTCGTGTCTCAACGAGGCGCGTTTCGGCATCATCTTCGGTTCGATGGGTGCGGCGCGTGAATGCCTGCGTACCGCACTCGATTACGCCAATACCAGGGAACAGTTTGATCGGCCGATTGCGGGATTCCAGCTGACCCAGGAGAAGCTGGCCAACATGGCGCTCGAGTACGGCAAGGGTGTGCTGTTGGCGTTGCATCTTGGGCGTCGTAAAGATGCGGATACCTTGAGCACTCCCCAGGTCAGCCTGGGCAAGCTCAATAACGTGCGCGAGGCGATCGAGATCGCCAGAACGGCCCGGACAATTCTTGGTGCAAACGGTATTTCGGGTGAATATCCCGTCATGCGGCACGCCAACAACCTGGAGTCGGTGTTGACCTACGAGGGCACCAGCGAGATGCATACGCTCGTCATCGGCCAGGCGTTGACGGGTATCGCGGCGTTCCGATAG
- a CDS encoding DUF427 domain-containing protein, with protein MSTPDRPQLVPGPDHPITIEPASTRIVVTSGDVTIADTTSALRLQEASYPPVYYLPPDAVNWEVLQRTDTHTYCPYKGDASYYSVHIPEGTVEDAVWTYEDPYPAVAQIARHLAFYPDRVNLTAD; from the coding sequence ATGTCCACCCCCGACAGGCCGCAACTGGTTCCCGGCCCGGACCATCCGATCACCATCGAGCCCGCCAGCACCCGCATCGTGGTCACGTCCGGCGACGTCACCATCGCCGACACCACCAGCGCCTTGCGGCTGCAGGAGGCGAGCTATCCACCCGTGTACTACCTCCCGCCCGACGCGGTGAACTGGGAGGTGCTGCAGCGCACCGACACCCACACGTACTGTCCGTACAAGGGCGACGCCTCGTACTATTCGGTGCACATACCCGAGGGAACGGTCGAAGACGCCGTCTGGACCTACGAAGACCCCTACCCGGCGGTCGCCCAGATTGCCCGTCATCTGGCCTTCTATCCCGACCGGGTCAACCTCACCGCAGACTGA
- a CDS encoding class I SAM-dependent methyltransferase, whose translation MTTVQRRAFNDQVTRFWGRAAKAYDWAPLQQWVYRPAQDEMIALLRQYESQRVVDIACGTGILATRIQEELEPEQVHGVDMSEGMLAQAKSRSALVDWRFAPAEKLPFDDGALDAVVSTSAFHFFDQPAALAEFHRVLAPGGFTAITTFTPDRASAPILRRIFGDRVPASVPSKAEMRQMFETAGFEVAVQRPVHHPFTLPFVEFDRLTVGIKR comes from the coding sequence ATGACGACGGTTCAACGACGAGCTTTCAACGACCAGGTGACGCGGTTCTGGGGACGCGCTGCCAAGGCATACGACTGGGCGCCGCTACAACAATGGGTGTATCGCCCGGCCCAGGACGAGATGATCGCCCTGCTGCGTCAGTACGAGTCGCAGCGCGTTGTCGATATCGCCTGCGGTACAGGCATTCTGGCGACGCGCATCCAGGAGGAACTCGAACCCGAGCAGGTGCACGGGGTCGATATGTCCGAGGGGATGCTCGCCCAGGCGAAGTCCCGCTCTGCGCTGGTCGACTGGCGGTTCGCGCCCGCCGAGAAGCTGCCGTTCGACGACGGCGCACTGGACGCGGTGGTATCCACATCGGCATTCCACTTCTTTGATCAGCCCGCCGCCCTCGCCGAGTTCCATCGGGTGCTGGCTCCCGGCGGTTTCACCGCGATCACCACCTTCACGCCCGATCGCGCCTCTGCGCCCATCCTGCGCCGGATCTTCGGCGATCGCGTGCCCGCGAGCGTTCCGTCGAAGGCCGAGATGCGCCAGATGTTCGAGACCGCTGGGTTCGAGGTCGCGGTGCAGCGACCGGTGCACCATCCCTTCACGCTTCCGTTCGTGGAGTTCGATCGACTCACTGTGGGCATCAAGCGATGA
- a CDS encoding alpha/beta fold hydrolase, whose protein sequence is MTRWLLLRGLSREKRHWEQFPQVFAESLGVQVQCLDAPGFGTEFQRVSPASISAITDDVRSRLDRGGDDWSLLSISLGGMIGLDWCARYPGDFERAVIINSSTAATPVWQRFRPSSIPNLVLGRFRADVPRERAILEQTANNPDLDLDALSQRWAGYLQTQRPSSASIARQIAAAISFRMPKRIDTPLLVLTSTRDRLVSSSASGTIANRFGAPIAVHPTAGHDIPLDDGAWIAEQVRRWIG, encoded by the coding sequence ATGACACGGTGGCTGCTGCTTCGTGGCTTGAGCCGCGAGAAGCGCCACTGGGAACAGTTCCCACAGGTCTTTGCCGAATCACTTGGCGTTCAGGTGCAATGCCTGGATGCGCCCGGATTCGGCACCGAATTCCAGCGTGTCTCACCGGCGAGTATCTCGGCCATCACAGACGATGTCCGATCCCGGCTGGACCGGGGCGGCGACGATTGGTCACTGCTCTCGATATCTCTGGGCGGCATGATCGGACTCGATTGGTGCGCGCGTTATCCCGGGGATTTCGAACGCGCCGTCATCATCAATTCGAGCACCGCCGCGACGCCGGTGTGGCAGCGGTTTCGGCCGTCGTCAATTCCCAACTTGGTGCTCGGACGGTTCCGTGCCGACGTGCCTCGCGAGCGTGCGATCCTGGAGCAGACGGCCAACAACCCCGATCTCGATCTCGACGCGCTGTCTCAGCGGTGGGCTGGTTACCTACAGACCCAGCGTCCGTCGAGCGCCAGTATCGCCCGGCAGATCGCCGCGGCCATCAGCTTCCGGATGCCGAAACGCATCGACACTCCACTGCTGGTTCTGACCTCCACGCGCGACCGGCTTGTGAGTTCCTCGGCGTCAGGCACGATCGCCAACAGATTCGGCGCACCCATCGCGGTGCATCCCACCGCCGGCCACGACATTCCCCTCGACGACGGCGCGTGGATCGCCGAGCAGGTTAGACGGTGGATCGGCTAG
- a CDS encoding MFS transporter, translating into MPQRLSAWRFVTTFGVISMFADIVYEGARSITGPLLASLGASALVVGVVTGIGEAAALALRLVSGPLTDRTRMFWTWTIAGYALTVVTVPFLGVASVLWVAATLVIAERVGKAVRSPAKDTLLSHATSITGRGRGFAVHEAMDQVGAITGPLVVAGMLTLTHGNYLPTFAVLAVPGAAALALLFWLRRRVPHPERYEATADTHGTPARQKLQLPTRFWLYAGFSGITVSGFATFGVLSFHMVDRGILAPAAVPLVYAVAMAAAAVSALFSGWAYDRTGPKTLVVLPIVGAVVPMLAFTDSLTGIVLGALLWGAAIGIQESTLRAVVADLVPPARRATAYGVYAAVLGTATAVGGTLTGYLYEVSIPMLIGVVGVIQLVALVAAAPTVLRHADQV; encoded by the coding sequence GTGCCACAACGTCTTTCGGCCTGGCGATTCGTCACGACATTCGGTGTCATCAGCATGTTCGCCGATATCGTCTATGAGGGCGCACGCTCGATCACCGGACCACTTCTGGCATCGCTCGGGGCGTCCGCTCTCGTTGTCGGCGTGGTGACCGGAATCGGCGAGGCCGCCGCCCTGGCGCTGCGTCTGGTGTCGGGACCACTCACCGACCGCACCCGCATGTTCTGGACCTGGACCATCGCCGGATACGCGCTGACGGTGGTGACGGTCCCGTTCCTGGGCGTGGCCAGCGTGCTTTGGGTTGCCGCCACGTTGGTGATCGCCGAACGAGTGGGTAAAGCGGTACGCAGCCCCGCCAAGGACACCTTGCTGTCGCACGCCACCTCCATCACCGGCCGTGGCAGAGGCTTCGCGGTGCACGAGGCCATGGACCAGGTGGGGGCGATCACCGGCCCGCTCGTCGTCGCGGGCATGCTCACCCTCACCCACGGGAACTATCTGCCGACATTCGCCGTCCTGGCGGTCCCGGGCGCTGCGGCGTTGGCCCTGTTGTTCTGGCTTCGCCGCCGGGTGCCCCATCCGGAACGGTATGAGGCCACCGCAGACACGCATGGCACGCCCGCGCGCCAAAAACTCCAACTACCGACGCGGTTTTGGCTGTACGCGGGCTTCTCCGGGATCACTGTGTCCGGATTCGCGACCTTTGGCGTGCTGTCATTTCACATGGTCGACCGGGGCATCCTCGCGCCCGCCGCGGTGCCGTTGGTGTACGCCGTCGCGATGGCCGCGGCCGCCGTATCCGCCCTGTTCTCCGGCTGGGCGTACGACCGGACAGGCCCCAAAACACTTGTGGTCTTGCCCATTGTCGGCGCGGTCGTACCCATGCTGGCATTCACAGACTCGCTCACAGGCATCGTGCTTGGCGCGCTGTTATGGGGTGCCGCCATCGGGATTCAGGAATCCACCCTGCGTGCAGTGGTCGCAGACCTGGTCCCGCCCGCGCGACGGGCCACCGCGTACGGGGTCTACGCGGCCGTGCTCGGCACCGCAACCGCCGTCGGCGGGACACTCACGGGGTATCTCTACGAGGTGTCAATTCCCATGCTCATCGGGGTGGTCGGCGTGATTCAGCTGGTCGCGTTGGTCGCCGCCGCGCCCACTGTGCTGCGGCACGCCGATCAGGTATAG
- a CDS encoding short-chain fatty acyl-CoA regulator family protein has translation MSRPFAGARLRRLREERGLTQAALARVLDLSTSYVNQLENDARPVTVAVLLRLTERFDLSPHYFSPDSDARLVADLGEIFTEAAVGEISDLQLEELVARMPSVGQTLVGMHRRLRDATAELESYRATENAATIGDSIREPLRPMPFEEVRDLFYDHKNYLGELDTAAEDLFEHYGLHIGGLDTQLATVLKQDHGIAVTVAKGGALSDSSKRRFDTDAGILRIAHWLTPGQRAFQMATQLALLTQTETMAAILSGAEQLSPEAVGVARIGLANYFAGAFLLPYKQFHHAAESSRYDVDILARQFEVGHETVCHRLSTLQRPSMRGVPFILVRTDRAGNISKRQSATAFHFSRVGGNCPLWVVHEAFSNPGQFVTQVAEMPDGRTYFWVARTSSTSTGGFLSTPKSFAIGLGCDIAHAHRLVYSTGIAIDDPSTAVPIGPGCKVCIRDSCAQRAFPYIGRSVHVDEDASSRLPYT, from the coding sequence ATGTCCAGACCGTTCGCCGGAGCGCGGTTGCGGAGGTTGCGTGAAGAGCGCGGCCTGACGCAAGCGGCGCTCGCACGCGTCCTGGATTTGTCGACGAGCTATGTCAACCAGCTGGAGAACGACGCGCGCCCGGTGACGGTCGCGGTGCTGCTGCGGCTCACCGAACGATTCGATCTGTCGCCGCACTATTTCTCCCCGGACTCCGACGCCCGGCTTGTCGCGGACCTCGGCGAGATATTCACCGAAGCAGCAGTGGGCGAGATCAGTGATCTGCAGCTCGAAGAGCTGGTCGCCCGGATGCCATCGGTGGGTCAGACCCTGGTGGGCATGCACCGCAGGCTGCGGGACGCCACCGCTGAGCTGGAGAGCTATCGCGCGACCGAGAACGCCGCCACCATCGGTGATTCGATACGAGAACCGCTGCGTCCCATGCCGTTCGAAGAAGTCCGTGACCTTTTCTACGATCACAAGAACTATCTCGGTGAACTCGACACCGCCGCCGAAGATCTATTCGAGCACTACGGACTGCACATCGGCGGTCTCGACACGCAGCTGGCCACGGTCTTGAAGCAAGACCACGGCATCGCCGTCACGGTGGCCAAGGGTGGGGCACTCTCAGATTCGTCGAAACGCCGGTTCGACACTGACGCAGGGATTTTACGCATTGCGCATTGGCTCACACCAGGCCAGCGTGCTTTCCAAATGGCCACGCAGCTGGCGCTGTTGACGCAGACCGAAACCATGGCGGCAATCCTCTCTGGCGCTGAGCAGCTGAGCCCCGAAGCCGTCGGTGTGGCACGGATCGGACTGGCCAACTACTTCGCCGGTGCTTTCCTGTTGCCGTACAAACAGTTTCACCATGCGGCGGAGTCCAGTAGATATGACGTAGACATCTTGGCACGACAGTTCGAGGTCGGACACGAGACTGTTTGCCACCGGTTGTCGACTCTGCAACGCCCCTCCATGCGGGGAGTTCCGTTCATTCTGGTCCGGACAGATCGGGCGGGGAACATCTCGAAACGTCAGTCCGCCACGGCATTTCACTTCTCCAGAGTGGGTGGGAACTGCCCGTTGTGGGTCGTGCACGAGGCATTCTCGAATCCGGGGCAGTTTGTGACCCAGGTTGCCGAGATGCCGGACGGTCGCACGTACTTCTGGGTGGCACGCACGAGTAGTACGTCAACGGGCGGATTTCTCAGCACGCCAAAGTCATTCGCGATCGGGTTGGGATGCGATATAGCCCACGCGCATCGTCTGGTGTATTCGACGGGAATCGCCATCGATGATCCGTCAACGGCAGTGCCGATCGGCCCGGGCTGCAAGGTGTGTATCCGCGATTCCTGTGCCCAGCGAGCTTTTCCCTACATCGGCCGCAGCGTTCATGTCGACGAGGACGCCAGTAGCCGCCTGCCCTATACCTGA
- the prpD gene encoding 2-methylcitrate dehydratase PrpD, with amino-acid sequence MHVHSVHTRRSADVFPRDQHLAWKIAEVASDPVAVPADTEAMVINRIIDNAAVSAASVIRRPVTVARRQAQAHGVSSGGRGANVFGVSGGYSAEWAAWANGVAVRELDFHDTFLAADYSHPGDNIPPLVAVAQQLGIGGPDLIRGLATAYETQINLTRGICLHEHKIDHVAHLGPSLAAGLGAMLKLDTETIYQAIGQALHLTTATRQSRKGLISSWKAYAPAWAGKVAIEAVDRAMRGEGAPSPIWEGEDGVIAWLLGGPDKVYEVPLPGSGEEKRAILDSYTKEHSAEYQSQAPIDLARRMRERIGDLDQIATIVLHTSHHTHVVIGTGSNDPQKFDPDASRETLDHSVMYIFAVALEDGTWHHERSYAPERAHRTETIDLWNKISTVEDPEWTRRYHSSNPDEKAFGCKAVVTLKNGEVITDELAIADAHPLGARPFARENYINKFTVLSDGVIEQREQDRFLSVAQGLADLKAGSLGALNPLVDAVVLDKAPTTPEGIFK; translated from the coding sequence ATGCACGTTCACTCCGTACACACCCGCCGCAGCGCCGACGTCTTCCCCCGCGACCAACACCTCGCCTGGAAGATCGCCGAGGTCGCCTCGGACCCCGTTGCCGTTCCCGCCGACACCGAGGCGATGGTCATCAACCGGATCATCGATAACGCCGCCGTAAGTGCCGCGTCGGTCATCCGTCGTCCCGTCACGGTCGCGCGCCGCCAGGCGCAGGCCCACGGGGTGTCTTCCGGCGGACGTGGCGCCAACGTCTTCGGTGTCAGCGGTGGCTACTCGGCCGAGTGGGCGGCCTGGGCCAACGGGGTCGCAGTACGCGAACTGGATTTCCACGACACTTTCCTGGCCGCCGACTACTCGCACCCCGGCGACAACATTCCACCGCTGGTAGCCGTGGCCCAACAGCTCGGCATCGGCGGGCCGGACCTCATTCGCGGTCTGGCCACCGCATACGAAACTCAGATCAACCTCACCCGCGGAATCTGTCTGCACGAGCACAAGATCGACCACGTCGCACACCTCGGCCCTTCGTTGGCCGCCGGCCTGGGCGCCATGCTCAAGCTCGACACCGAGACGATCTATCAGGCCATCGGTCAGGCTCTGCACCTGACGACCGCGACCCGGCAGTCCCGCAAGGGACTCATCTCCAGCTGGAAGGCCTATGCCCCGGCGTGGGCCGGCAAGGTCGCCATCGAGGCCGTCGACCGCGCCATGCGCGGCGAGGGTGCTCCGTCCCCAATCTGGGAGGGCGAGGACGGCGTGATCGCCTGGCTGCTCGGCGGTCCCGACAAGGTCTACGAGGTGCCACTGCCGGGCTCAGGCGAGGAGAAGCGCGCGATCCTGGACAGCTACACCAAGGAGCACTCGGCCGAGTATCAGAGCCAGGCACCCATCGACCTGGCCCGCAGGATGCGCGAGCGCATCGGCGACCTGGATCAGATTGCGACGATCGTGCTGCACACCAGCCACCACACGCACGTCGTGATCGGCACCGGATCAAACGATCCGCAGAAGTTCGACCCCGACGCTTCGCGCGAGACACTCGACCACTCGGTCATGTACATCTTCGCCGTGGCGTTGGAGGACGGCACCTGGCATCACGAGCGCTCCTATGCTCCCGAACGCGCACACCGCACCGAAACGATCGACCTCTGGAACAAGATCAGTACCGTCGAGGATCCGGAGTGGACTCGCCGTTATCACTCGAGCAATCCCGACGAGAAGGCCTTCGGCTGCAAGGCCGTCGTCACTCTCAAGAACGGCGAGGTGATCACCGACGAGCTCGCGATCGCCGATGCGCACCCCTTGGGGGCACGGCCGTTCGCCCGAGAGAACTACATCAACAAGTTCACGGTGCTGTCTGACGGCGTCATCGAACAGCGCGAGCAAGACCGATTCCTTTCAGTGGCACAGGGATTGGCCGATCTGAAGGCCGGCTCGCTGGGTGCGCTCAACCCGCTCGTGGATGCCGTGGTTCTCGACAAGGCGCCCACGACACCGGAGGGGATCTTTAAGTGA
- the prpB gene encoding methylisocitrate lyase has product MSALLASATDAATKRAAFRAGLSSGELLRFPGAFSPLVAKLIQEIGFEGVYVSGAVLSADLALPDIGLTTLTEVSARGRQIASVTDLPTLIDADTGFGEPMSAARTVTVLEDCGVAGLHLEDQVNPKRCGHLDGKAVVESAEMVRRLRAAVSARRDPNFVICARTDAAGIEGLPAAIDRAKAYADAGADLIFTEALSDIGEFEKFRAAVDVPLLANMTEFGKSELVTADQLRDVGYNVVIYPVTTLRLAMFAVEQGLRHIDSAGTQSALLDQMQHRSRLYELLRYSEYNQFDTEIFNFSLNGGGAR; this is encoded by the coding sequence GTGAGCGCGCTTCTAGCCTCCGCAACGGATGCGGCCACCAAGCGTGCCGCGTTCCGGGCGGGCCTGTCCTCCGGCGAGCTGCTGCGCTTTCCCGGCGCGTTCTCACCGTTGGTGGCCAAGCTGATCCAGGAGATCGGGTTCGAGGGGGTTTACGTCTCGGGTGCAGTACTGTCTGCCGATCTGGCCCTGCCCGATATCGGATTGACGACGCTCACCGAGGTATCGGCCCGCGGTCGTCAGATCGCGTCGGTTACCGACCTGCCGACGCTGATCGATGCCGACACAGGATTTGGCGAGCCGATGAGTGCGGCACGTACGGTCACCGTGCTCGAAGACTGTGGAGTCGCCGGCCTTCATCTCGAGGATCAGGTGAACCCCAAGCGGTGTGGGCATCTTGATGGCAAGGCCGTCGTCGAGAGCGCCGAGATGGTTCGGCGACTCCGTGCGGCGGTTTCCGCCCGGCGCGACCCCAACTTCGTGATCTGCGCCCGCACTGATGCCGCGGGCATCGAGGGGTTGCCCGCGGCAATCGACCGCGCAAAGGCCTACGCCGATGCGGGTGCGGATCTCATCTTCACCGAAGCACTCAGTGATATCGGCGAGTTCGAGAAGTTCCGGGCGGCGGTTGATGTTCCCCTGCTCGCCAACATGACCGAATTCGGGAAATCCGAACTCGTGACGGCCGACCAGCTCCGCGACGTCGGGTACAACGTCGTCATCTATCCCGTCACGACCCTGCGGCTGGCGATGTTCGCAGTGGAACAGGGTCTGCGCCACATCGATTCGGCGGGAACACAGTCTGCCCTGCTGGACCAGATGCAGCACCGCAGCCGCCTGTACGAGCTGCTCCGCTATTCCGAATACAAC